A genomic segment from Actinomadura hallensis encodes:
- a CDS encoding CHAT domain-containing protein translates to MTRPEERALLRLAAMDPATAFSRALALLDREGPGRDGVDHAGFQQSAFGRDGPRRAGSGPGDGVLALRVAGLAAKELGRLDEGLGYLHRALELTKEAADAYGAAQVRMNLVGLLTARGDVTEALAHAREAETVLHREDADRLAANKACALARAGRLDEAHDVAARALPRLREGSDPAVLNGLLTNLGLARALRGDLDGAEQDLAEAVAVGETAGLGHQTAMAKANLAFVVSRRGDVPRALRLFAEAQPHLTGERLAQSRLDQAETLIMAGLPGEARPVLTSALDAAKANGYGCDIADGFLLLAHAELADGNPERCTLAAERARALFAEQERTGWMLLAEHLLLRARWASGERSAVLLGSAEAAAARLESGGWADAADEARIVAARVALSLGRPAGHLLARIGRSRGSAASQVAAWHAVALDRAARADHDGAVEAVEAGLRVAEDHAEALGALDLRARAAGLAGELSELGLGLARSAAELLAVEERRRAIARPVRVRPPRDPGRAAALTALRVLSVEHTAGVACGVPSVLARDVADLEAKVRARTRHRPSGARPRRSPGVGAIAAALGDRALVEIVAIGSGLHAVTVAGGEARRHRLGSRRDAARETGLIRFAVRRLAAGDGPEPLSALSGAARRLDQCLLAPLRRHIGDRELVIAPTGELHGLPWAALPSLAGRPFTVVPSTGAWLHAREPRRTDGHVVLVAGPDLDHAGRELAALRRLHPHAIVLDGAEARAERVRDAMDGAELVHIAAHGEFREGNPLFSRLRLADGPLMVHDLDELTAPPRRIVLSACDIGRAGEGDAVLGMAGALLSLGAATVVAAVAPVRDAATPDFMTAFHTALAGGLPPARALAGAPRAPGVTGFLCLGAG, encoded by the coding sequence GTGACGCGGCCGGAGGAGCGCGCCCTGCTCCGCCTCGCGGCCATGGACCCGGCGACCGCCTTCTCCCGGGCCCTCGCCCTCCTCGACCGCGAAGGTCCGGGCCGGGACGGCGTCGATCATGCGGGGTTCCAGCAGTCGGCCTTCGGCCGGGACGGACCCCGCCGGGCCGGCTCAGGGCCGGGCGACGGGGTGCTCGCGCTGCGGGTCGCGGGGCTGGCCGCCAAGGAGCTGGGACGGCTGGACGAGGGCCTCGGCTACCTTCACCGCGCACTGGAGCTGACGAAGGAGGCCGCCGACGCCTACGGGGCCGCACAGGTGCGGATGAACCTCGTCGGGCTGCTCACGGCACGCGGTGACGTCACCGAAGCCCTCGCTCACGCGCGCGAGGCGGAGACCGTCCTTCACCGGGAGGACGCCGACCGCCTGGCGGCGAACAAGGCGTGCGCGCTCGCGAGGGCCGGGCGGCTGGACGAGGCGCACGACGTGGCCGCGCGGGCCCTGCCCCGCCTGCGGGAGGGGTCGGACCCGGCCGTCCTCAACGGCCTGCTCACCAACCTCGGGCTCGCGCGGGCGCTCCGGGGCGACCTGGACGGCGCGGAGCAGGACCTGGCGGAGGCCGTGGCCGTCGGCGAGACCGCCGGGCTGGGTCACCAGACGGCGATGGCCAAGGCCAACCTGGCCTTCGTCGTGTCGCGCCGGGGGGACGTCCCACGCGCGCTACGGCTCTTCGCCGAGGCCCAACCCCACCTGACCGGTGAACGCCTCGCGCAGAGCCGCCTCGATCAGGCCGAGACCCTCATCATGGCGGGCCTGCCGGGCGAGGCGCGGCCCGTCCTCACCTCCGCCCTGGACGCCGCCAAGGCCAACGGCTACGGATGCGACATCGCCGACGGTTTCCTCCTCCTCGCCCATGCGGAGCTGGCCGACGGCAACCCGGAGCGGTGCACGCTCGCCGCCGAGCGCGCACGCGCCCTGTTCGCCGAGCAGGAACGGACGGGATGGATGCTCCTGGCCGAGCACCTGCTGCTCAGAGCGCGGTGGGCGTCGGGCGAGCGTTCGGCCGTCCTGCTGGGCTCGGCGGAGGCCGCGGCGGCGCGGCTGGAGAGCGGCGGCTGGGCCGACGCCGCCGACGAGGCCCGCATCGTCGCCGCCCGCGTGGCGCTGTCGCTGGGCAGACCGGCCGGGCACCTGCTCGCCCGCATCGGACGGTCGCGCGGATCTGCGGCCTCCCAGGTCGCCGCCTGGCACGCGGTCGCGCTCGACCGTGCCGCCCGTGCCGACCATGACGGCGCGGTCGAGGCGGTGGAGGCCGGGCTCAGGGTCGCCGAGGACCACGCAGAGGCGCTCGGTGCGCTGGACCTCCGGGCACGCGCGGCGGGGCTCGCCGGGGAGCTGTCCGAACTCGGCCTCGGGCTGGCCCGTTCGGCGGCGGAGCTGCTCGCCGTCGAGGAGCGGAGGCGCGCGATCGCCCGCCCGGTCCGGGTCCGTCCCCCGCGCGATCCCGGGCGGGCCGCGGCGCTGACCGCGCTGCGGGTCCTCAGCGTCGAGCACACGGCGGGCGTCGCCTGCGGCGTCCCCTCGGTGCTGGCCCGGGACGTGGCGGACCTGGAGGCGAAGGTCCGGGCGCGGACGCGGCACCGCCCGTCCGGCGCGCGCCCGCGGCGCTCCCCCGGCGTCGGCGCGATCGCCGCCGCCCTCGGCGACCGGGCGCTCGTCGAGATCGTCGCGATCGGCTCCGGCCTGCACGCGGTCACCGTCGCGGGCGGCGAGGCCCGCCGCCACCGGCTCGGCTCCCGCCGCGACGCCGCTCGCGAGACCGGCCTGATCCGCTTCGCCGTGCGCCGCCTCGCCGCCGGCGACGGCCCGGAACCGCTGTCCGCGCTCTCCGGCGCGGCCCGCCGCCTCGACCAGTGCCTGCTCGCCCCGCTGCGGCGGCACATCGGGGACAGGGAGCTCGTCATCGCCCCGACGGGGGAGCTGCACGGTCTGCCTTGGGCCGCGCTGCCGTCCTTGGCCGGTCGTCCGTTCACGGTCGTGCCGTCCACCGGTGCCTGGCTGCATGCCCGCGAACCCCGCCGCACGGACGGGCACGTCGTGCTCGTGGCCGGTCCCGACCTCGACCACGCCGGACGCGAACTCGCCGCCCTGCGGCGCCTCCATCCGCATGCGATCGTCCTGGACGGCGCCGAAGCGCGCGCGGAACGGGTGAGGGACGCGATGGACGGAGCCGAACTCGTCCACATCGCCGCCCACGGCGAGTTCCGCGAGGGCAACCCGCTGTTCTCCCGGCTGCGTCTCGCCGACGGCCCGCTGATGGTGCACGACCTGGACGAGCTGACCGCGCCGCCGCGCAGGATCGTCCTGTCGGCGTGCGACATCGGCCGCGCGGGCGAGGGCGACGCCGTCCTCGGCATGGCGGGCGCCCTGCTCTCCCTCGGCGCCGCCACCGTGGTCGCCGCCGTCGCCCCGGTCCGCGACGCGGCGACCCCGGACTTCATGACCGCCTTCCACACCGCCCTGGCCGGCGGCCTGCCCCCCGCACGCGCCCTGGCGGGTGCGCCCCGGGCTCCGGGGGTGACCGGTTTCCTCTGCCTCGGCGCCGGATGA
- a CDS encoding RNA polymerase sigma factor gives MAHWDDGTDELVVRARDGDGAAWARLVERHSGLLWSIARSHGLNDADSGDVVQTTWLRLVERIDGLRDPSATVCWLATTARNESLRLVRRRGRDLPVVPAPRAPEPQPDRVVLDRERVGLVGAALEALPRRCRTLLRLFALAPGQSELAAALGIPVGSVGPTRARCLNALRRLVA, from the coding sequence GTGGCCCATTGGGACGACGGCACGGACGAGCTGGTGGTCCGGGCGCGCGACGGCGACGGCGCCGCGTGGGCCCGGCTGGTCGAGCGGCACAGCGGGCTGCTGTGGTCGATCGCGCGCTCGCACGGGCTGAACGACGCCGATTCCGGTGACGTGGTGCAGACGACGTGGCTGCGGCTGGTCGAGCGGATCGACGGGCTGCGCGACCCGTCCGCGACGGTCTGCTGGCTGGCGACGACCGCGCGGAACGAGAGCCTGCGGCTGGTGCGGCGGCGAGGACGCGACCTGCCGGTCGTGCCCGCGCCGCGGGCGCCGGAGCCGCAGCCCGACCGGGTGGTGCTGGACCGGGAGCGCGTGGGGCTCGTCGGCGCCGCGCTGGAAGCGCTGCCGCGGCGCTGCCGGACGCTGCTGCGGCTGTTCGCCCTCGCGCCCGGCCAGTCCGAGCTGGCCGCCGCGCTCGGCATCCCCGTCGGCAGCGTCGGGCCGACCCGGGCGCGGTGCCTGAACGCCCTGCGGAGGCTGGTCGCGTGA